DNA sequence from the Nicotiana tomentosiformis chromosome 3, ASM39032v3, whole genome shotgun sequence genome:
ctgaacaaattataagatgatataataataatttcaaataaagataagcagttatgaaaagatagcatgataatagaggaggtaaaatcttcagttaagtcaaataagagtcaaataggcaataagagtgaatcctgaaagcaattaattctaattaaagcatgtagagatgaaactagtaaatagaaacttaatcatatcaagaacaacttcatactcagtgcatataaggacctaagaatcctaaaaggccaacttttcacaaataagtccgagcacgcactcgtcacctcgcgtgcatggactataatcaacatagaagactcaatcctaagggaaaaatcccccacacaaggttaggctagatacttatctcaaaccaagctcaaccaTTCTGTAAGAATGGCTTTTTtttcaattatccgactctgaatggcccaaatctagccaaacacaattgcataacatgaatagaaccataatagactcatctaattaataaaatcaatactttaataaaaatcccgaaatccgCCCTAAAGGTCgacccaggcccacatctcggaattagGTAAGAgatacaaaatacgaacactcattcactcacgagtctaaccatacaaaaatcatcaaattccgataccatttcgtccctcaaatcgtgatttaaccacaatttttctcaactcaaaacacaaattaaatgataaaaatataatcatggaaataaatataatcatggaaataaataaattctaggtgaagaacacttacccaatcgatttgcatgaaaaacccacaaggaaacgctcaaaaccgagctctagaactcaaaaaatattgaaaatagcaaaccctcggaatagaggacCTTATATTATGCCCGGgggttttgtgcatcgcgaacgcggagaaagggacacgttcgcgaagaagagaaacaaagctgcccagttgttcttcgcgaacgcgacaacacgttcgcgaacacgaagaggaaaaatatgatggcccaacgacaactcttcgcgaacgcgtgaagtagtacgcgaaTGCCAAGATTGTAATGGaatagctacgcgaacgcgtaagtgacacgcgaacgcgaagagaaaaatgatcaccagtgcccagggcctggtttgcacttcgcgaacgcgagatagggAATACGAACGCGAAGAATGGGGTGGCAGAACTTCGCAAACGTGAGAGGGTGACTGCGAATGCGAAAAGGAAttatttcaccctccaaaataacactatgcgaacgcgaaggcaaggaCATGAACATGataaaggaaaccagatgacagataacagcagttcaaaaataaGGGGAAaagacccgtagcccatccgaaactcacccaaggcccccgggaccccgtctaaacataccaacaagtcccataacctaatacggacccctcgaggtctcaaatctaatcaaacaacgtcgaaactacgaatcgcaccatgaatcaaacttataaatttcaaatctttcaacttctaaaacccgtgccgaaacctatcaaatcaacccggaatgacatcaaattttgcaggcaagtcccaaataacataacggagttgttccaattctcagaatcgcattccgacccctatatcaaaaagtccacttccggtccaaatctccaaaaatttgactttcgccatttcaagcctaaatcagctacagtcctcggatttacagtccggacatgctccaaagtccaaaatcacccaacggagctaatggaactgacggaactccattccggagtcgtcttcacatagttccgacttcggtcaaaatcctaagacttaagcttgtgttttagggactaagtgtcccaaatcactctgaatcatccggtaactgaattcaaccacgcacgcaagtcaatacacataatatgaagctgctcagggccttatgccgccgaacgagacttaagttctcaaaatgaccggccgggtcgttacaaacaactataacacgacagaaacctcatacatcaccacaacaagtgcaAAAGCATCAATGACAAAGATACAAGGTACGGcaagcaaatcaactcaagaacttaaatcacaagaacggtagaactcattcacaaggaataaccatagtGAAGAAttctaggcacaaggagaacaaattaacaagggaaaacaaaaccaaatatagaaacgatcccacaatattcaagtcaatgaTAAGAAgtcaacacgagtcaaatagttccaaataatggcaagtcaactaagatataggttatctaaactccttttgaggttgagcaatgacaaggaatattcaacaattcaagtaaggataagcaacagaagataatcataactccaattaagactaaacaattataggatgagaaaataatgatttcaattaaagataagcagttatgaaaaaatatagcacgacgataaaagaggtaaaatctttggttacgtcgaataagggtcaaataggcaGTAAGAGttaatcctaaagcaattatctctaatcaaagcatgtaaaggtgaaactagcaaataggaatttaagagtatcaagaacaacatcatacacggtgaatataagaACATAAGAACcttaaaaggccaactttccacaaataagtctgagcacgcactcgccacctcacgtacacagactacaatcagcatagatgactcaaatcctaaggggaaaatcccccacacaaggttaggcaagatacttacctcaaaatgcgctcaatcagtcaagtagtatgcgcTTTCCttgattttctgactccgatcggtTTGAAtaccgttgtttcctctgaaaatctcccaaatatcgcctcatcccgagctccaatccgtcaaaaatggaaaatgggatgaagtcccattttctaaacttaaactcactgcccaggcttttcttcttcgcattcgtgtgACCagtgtcgcgtttgcgaagtccTGACCATGCACAACATCGCGTTCGCATTCGAGCTATCACGTTCACGATAGCCAACTgccctccttcttcgcgttcgcagtccatgcgtcgcgttcgcgaagggttaatggcTCAAGGTCCCGgctccccttccttcttcgcgttcgcgaccactgCGTCGCATTCGCGTAAGCTTGACCAgaccttgcctcgcgttcgcgtccactccttcacgttcgtgaaggtcaaatccagcacccccaaaatttcttcttcgcgaacacgggactttcttcgcgttcgcgaagaaggaaaccagacaccagaattAGCAGTTTCAAAACAGCTCCAAATGattcgaaaccaccccgaaatacacccgaggcccccggaacctcaaccaatcgtaccaaccagtcccataacacattacgaactttcTTGAGGTCTCAAATagcatcgaacaacatcaaaacgatgaatcgcacttcaaatcaaaaatccatgaactttgaactttaaagttctatatcttgtgccgaaacacatcaaatcaattcggaatgacttcaaattttgcacacaagtcataaatgacataaaggacctattcaaatttccagaatcagattccgacctcgatatcaaaaagtcaaccccccggtcaaacttcccaaaaattcaattttcggcatttcaagcttaattccactatggacctccaaataatttttcggacacgctcctaagtccaaaatcaccatacagagctattgacatcatcaaaattttatttcggagtcgtttgctcataagtcaactctccggtcaactctttccatttaagcttcaaattaaggattgttcttttaatttaattcctaatttttagtaaatcaaactcgaccacacccgcgggtcataatacatttaacgaagctgctcaagaccttaagtcactaaacggtgcgtaaattcttaaaatgacaagtcgggtcgttacagcgacttgggagaccgagcgtgatatacgcagccgttatccacacttattcaccagctcaggtactttttctaactccgttcgaggacgaacgtttgttttagaggtggagaatgtgatgacccaaaatattatttttaaatttaataattaattttgtgttctaatacctcaaaaagcactatttatcattcctcgacttacgtgcacagttcataaaattttctggaaagttttcaggtgaaaaaaatggattaaaatgtgaattagagctttaaaactcaactgagttgactttggtcaacatttgagcaaatggactcagatcagtgttttgacagttctggcaggtccgtatcatgatttgggacttaggcgtatgtccggaatcaaattccgaggtccctagcctgagatatggaattttgatgaaaaattaaaagtttaagttcaaatagtgaccggatgtcaaattatatgcaaacgaccctggaatagaattttgatgattccaacagctctgtatggtgattttggacttaggagtgtgatcggaattttatttggaagtccgtagtagaattaggcttgaaatgccaaaagttgaatttttgggaagtttgacggggggttgactttttgatatcgaggtcggaatccgattctggaaattggaataggtctgtgatgtcatttatgacttgtgtgcaaaatttgaaattattccgaattgatttgatgtgtttcggcacaagatatagactttgaaagttcaaagttcatagattttgatttgaggtgcgattcctcgttttgttattgtttgatgtggtttgacgcctcgaataagttcgtattgtattttgggacatgttggtataattggttaaggtcccgagggtctcgggtagatttcggaaggtaaacggaatggatttcggacaaaaaaggctgctggaaatttctgttgtagaaatttcgccagaaatttctggtgcgtggagccaaatttggaagcttatatatcgcaatctataaggaatcagaaaattttTAAAACATTAAAATTGTAgatgattctagtttccagaaagttaaaccattcattatttggacatttgtacaaaaagttatgatgcttgaatgaaggctagtagagcagtttcgccagaaatttctgatgtgtggagccgactttggaagcttatatctcgaaattcaGTAAAAAGCAGAAttgtcaaaacatgaaagttgtagtcatttgattctagtttccagaaagttaaaccattcattatttggacatttgtacataaagttatgatcgattgaaggaaggctggtagagcagtttctggtggacttttagtgacgaaaaatggattTTTAGTGACgtattggcagaaacttaaggaccaaaaatggtcatttcattcatttcgttttggatttttggagcacagtTCTtcggcgatttttgggcgattttcacgggaaaccattggagtaagtgttccttatcctatattgattatatttcacgattccatactcatttacatcatgaatccgtgaatttatggaagaaaaatcaagatttttgcaaaatcttccaaaaccgaaaatttaagatttggaggtcgagttgttatcggattttgataaaattggtatgggtggactcgtaattgaatgggttgtcggattttgtaagtttctttggattccgagatgtgggccccaacggtaaattttgagctaatttcggattttattgaaaatgtaatattttcttatgaaattgattactataatttatgttgactgtatcgaattaattatgactagatacgagtagatcggagtcagaaaatcgaggaaaaaacataatacttggttaaattggagcaagtcgaggtaagtgacttgtctaaccttgtgttggggaaattcctcctaggattgataattgcaatatgtgaaaagtcgtgtacatgaggtgacgagtgtgtacacgggctatatgaaagattatatttaaattgtgtagatcactattgcgcattaattaaattattttattttgttatatttttcattattgatttaatgtttatattttaaatttgcttgaccttttcctgctaattgttttatttgTTTAgctggaacttggtttcttttattctgtgcattatttgaaggttgatttttttaaattaaatattattaatatgaagtatttgatatttttaaacttgatattgaagcaacgtattaaagattttgaaatattattttcctaaattatttactcctgaatattattgttgaattattttgacatgagccgtgagctctttattgtgaaaaaatattattgttgaattattttgacatgagtcgtgagctctttattgtgaaaaaatattattgttgaattattttgacatgagccgtgagctctttattgaggaaaaatattattgttcaattattttgacatgagtcgtgagttctttattgtgaaaaaatattattgttgtcacgacccgaaattcccaccttcggaccgtgatggcgcctaacatttcacttgctaggcaagccaatgttagaataatattatccctttttaaaataattttaaatttattaataacaaggaaacaaatgcggaagcaaagtttgaaatatagtgaaataatccatcaaacaatggtgtctaaataccatcctagaattggtgtcacaagtgcacgagcttctagaataaatacaaataaaggtctgaataaaataaagctgtctggaaataaacacacagccaaagtaaaatagacggggacttcagaactacggacgccatgcagttatacctcaagtctcctctgaataactgaaattcgagcaaaactatggtacgccgctgggaccaacttcaaaatctgcacaagaagtgcagagtgtagtattagtacatccgaccccatgtactggtaagtgctgagcctaacctcgacgaagtagtgacgaggctaaggcgggtcacttacattacctgtacgcaatattagaaacaacaacaataatagaaataaatcaagtaactcatttataataatcgaagccaactcagcagtcataaccaattatcatttccatcaatttagttgcagcgtgcaacccgctctcacaatatattcacattcaattatgttgcagggtgaaacccgctctcacaatatattcacattcaattctgttgcagggtgcaacccgctctcacaatatatttattttaatcaagtttgttgtggcgtgcaacccgatccttcaatagtgacttttaataagtctgttgcggcgtgcaacccgatcttccaatattgactttttaataagtctgttgcggcgtgcaacccgatcctccaatattgacttttaataagtctgttgcggcgtgcaacccgatcctccaatattgacttttaataagtctgttgcggcgtgcaacccgatcctccaatattgacttttaaataagtatgttgcggcgtgcaacccgatcctccaatatggactttttaataagtctgtcaATGATCCATTAAGCGGGTGAGCACCTCCACTCGGTCACTTCCCCTTGGTCGTTCATAAAGTtgggaatggatatcatcggcccCCTCCCTGCGGGACGAGGTAACGTaagatttcttttggttttaactgactatttttcttaatgggtagaagcaggagcattcgtcCAGATATACGAACAGgaagtgatcgccttcatatggaaaaatattgtgtGCCGCTTCGGCCTCCCCAAAAAAGATCAAttgcgacaacggaccccaatttaCTGGAAAAAAAGGTCGCCAAATTGTAagggtaagtttgagcccaaaaactaACGTTAAGGGCATTTATGGCCCAATAGATGGAAGGAGGGCAAAATTGAGCAATTTTTAATACCTTAGgggcatttttggcccttttccgttcATTTATTAATTTAGCCTATTTTGACCTGTCTGAATTCAGCTCAACTCGTCCATTTGACACCCCTAGATAATAACAAGCTATTTAGAGAATAGACACTAACTTGCAGACACTTCTTCAATTGTATCCCTCTTAATGATCTACAAGTTTTCACCATAGCCTGAATGCCATCTGTTGTCACTCTTTCACAAAAATCCAAGTTTAATTTCAATAGGCGAGAACATCTGCTCCCAATCACGGCCAGGCCTTCGTCGTTTATTACTGAACCAACTGCACTGACTACCTCAACATTAGGTAATTCTGAACCTTCTCCGATATGTTTAATCAATGGACATTTCTCAAACTGCAAGTTCCTTATCTGATTGCATACCTCAAGAATTGAAGCAATACCTGCCTCTGTAAGACTTAGACATGAGGACACATCAAGAATCTCCATATTGGGGCACGTTAAAGCAACTTTTGTGAGAGCGTCATCATCCATATACGAATTATCTTGGGTTCTTCACACCATTATGAAAAGGATCCTTCGTCCCCAAACCAGTATTTCCCATGTTAATTGCTTATAGTAAAGGACAATTTCTTGCAAGTGTGAAGAACGTCGAAATGGTCAATCTCTTACAACCACTGACATCAATGGTAACTAGACTCTGTAGATATTTGGATAAATCATTCATAGACTCATCGCTCAAGAAATTTACTTGAACTAGAGTTAAGTAATTTAGTGATTGGTATGCACACAGAAGCAAAGAGATACCAGATAATGTGAAATTTATGCACCAACAAATTGAAATCCTGGATAGAGGGAGAGAAGACATGGCCATCAACAAGTGGAATTCATCTGAAATCATCGAACTGGTAACATTCAACGTCTGCAAAGCTCGGCGACAAGTAGCTAAACATTCAAAACCAGAGTTTGATCGAGGAAAGTGAATCTCGGACACTGAAATCCAACTCAAAGCAGTACAACTACGTAGTATAGAAAGGACACCTTTTGAAGTTATCAGAGGGCAATCCTCAACCTCAATGCCTTGTAAACTCAAACAATTCTTAGACAGAGCAACAAGGGACCTATCAGTATAGGTCAAAATATGCCTCAATGGGATTTAGCATAGAGTAGTATTATGGAAAGTGATGTAGCCGAGGTCGACTGGTGGACAGCGGGGCTCGTAGTCGGGCGGTCAATAACGGCCGAAGTCAAGTATCAAGGACGGCACTAACGGCTAGTTTTTGTAATAGGATATTTAAGGGAATACTCCACTGAATATTCTATGTACTGATACTTTTAGGTTTGACTGGGATATGTCCTATATAAAGTGAAAAAGAGATAAGGGGAAAGGGCAGGTAATATTTTTCTTTCTAATAAGAGCACTTTTTGAGAAGAACACTCTCTctagaaaaaatacaaaaactaTCTTTCTAATAAGATTCTACCATCCATTATTCCAGACTTTTCCATTAGATCTGAAAATAGTTCCAATATTCTAGGATTTGTTTGTCACTCATCGCTGTCAGAAAGAAGAATCATCCACCTCATTCGATATtaggtgaatcattctccttatttacgttaatgatatttttgttatttattgcttgat
Encoded proteins:
- the LOC104089569 gene encoding F-box/LRR-repeat protein 3-like, with translation MDDDALTKVALTCPNMEILDVSSCLSLTEAGIASILEVCNQIRNLQFEKCPLIKHIGEGSELPNVEVVSAVGSVINDEGLAVIGSRCSRLLKLNLDFCERVTTDGIQAMVKTCRSLRGIQLKKCLQVSVYSLNSLLLSRGVKWTS